From a single Fusarium fujikuroi IMI 58289 draft genome, chromosome FFUJ_chr03 genomic region:
- a CDS encoding related to krueppel protein, with the protein MTMTLDTTQQRFGPSLNFDYSAPAQPPAFSNPWSSSPSQHPPAGSSLFVGSQPALNPSIMAGKPPQSRASTSSTSSMASYGGGMPVPNTSADLLSINRMQTTSAAYGDPTYTTSASPVNHQFAPTSAAPYDTLGYAPAPVRPPPFGLAPADDHARRYSQHSIQDERRSFADALDASHGMLAMSQETPRPIYGARSDRSSVDSYGFPSTHSTSSSISSSGNFSSYYGDSVSDYSTAGSDIESVSSRTLPRPQGLMGSQIPPAPQSMMGQFSSKVSSSTQKKHKCKVCDKRFTRPSSLQTHMYSHTGEKPFACEVEGCGRHFSVVSNLRRHRKVHRGDARSEAGSEDHHSD; encoded by the exons ATGACCATGACGCTCGACACCACTCAGCAGCGGTTTGGGCCTTCGTTGAATTTCGACTATTCAGCGCCTGCACAACCGCCTGCATTCTCGAACCCATGgtcctcttcaccatcacaGCATCCTCCTGCGGGAAGCAGTCTCTTTGTTGGTAGCCAACCTGCCCTCAACCCAAGCATCATGGCAGGGAAGCCACCCCAAAGTCGTGCGAGCACCAGCAGCACTTCTTCAATGGCCTCATATGGAGGCGGGATGCCAGTTCCCAACACATCTGCAG ATCTTCTTAGCATTAACAGAATGCAAACAACATCTGCTGCTTATGGAGATCCTACTTACACCACATCTGCCTCTCCTGTCAACCACCAATTTGCACCTACATCAGCTGCCCCGTATGATACGCTGGGCTACGCACCAGCTCCCGTGCGCCCTCCACCCTTTGGGCTCGCTCCGGCTGATGACCACGCCAGAAGGTACTCGCAGCA TAGCATCCAGGATGAACGGAGGAGCTTTGCAGATGCTCTCGATGCTAGCCATGGCATGCTGGCCATGAGCCAGGAGACACCTCGACCTATCTATGGCGCGCGAAGTGATCGATCCTCTGTTGATTCCTATGGATTCCCTTCTACCCATTCAACTAGCTCTTCTATTTCTTCCAGTGGTAACTTCAGCTCTTACTATGGCGACTCCGTTTCTGATTACTCGACTGCGGGTTCTGATATTGAGTCGGTGTCTTCGAGGACTCTACCCAGACCTCAGGGCCTGATGGGCTCACAAATCCCACCTGCGCCACAGTCCATGATGGGCCAGTTCAGCTCCAAGGTTTCATCCAGTACACAGAAGAAGCATAAATGCAAGGTCTGCGATAAGCGATTTACTCGACCTAGTTCTTTGCAAACCCATATGTACAGCCACACAGGCGAGAAGC CTTTTGcttgtgaggttgaaggaTGTGGCCGACATTTCTCAGTTGTTTCCAATCTTCGACGCCACCGAAAGGTCCATCGTGGTGATGCCCGCTCTGAGGCTGGCTCTGAGGACCATCACTCCGACTAA